One Brassica oleracea var. oleracea cultivar TO1000 chromosome C7, BOL, whole genome shotgun sequence genomic window carries:
- the LOC106304029 gene encoding uncharacterized protein At1g27050: protein MSRKREKPYTYRHTPARISKRRRPWAPPPSLETNEIIDKPTAKPQPPPGLLVSGLPANCSVLELKSRFEIYGSISRIRIDEDGVGSVSYRTAESAEAAIAGSHEPSFGISIDSKKLEVAWGTDPLVTWKESVKVGEEKEKTSPSLSSKLLRAEMSLRKHGRRNRLASTIVNPRSKNPDGDGSKSPATTRGFKDRDIVAYDDIL, encoded by the exons ATGAGCCGCAAGAGAGAGAAACCCTACACATACCGCCACACACCGGCGCGAATCTCGAAACGCCGGCGACCTTGGGCACCTCCTCCGTCGTTAGAAACCAATGAGATCATCGACAAGCCCACCGCAAAACCTCAGCCGCCACCGGGTCTGCTCGTCTCCGGACTTCCCGCCAACTGCTCAGTCCTGGAGCTGAAATCTCGATTCGAGATCTACGGATCAATCTCCAGGATCCGAATCGACGAAGACGGAGTCGGATCCGTCTCGTATCGCACGGCCGAGTCAGCGGAAGCCGCCATCGCCGGTAGTCACGAGCCTTCGTTCGGTATCTCAATCGATTCCAAAAAG TTGGAGGTGGCTTGGGGGACGGATCCGTTGGTGACGTGGAAGGAAAGTGTGAAGGTGGGGGAAGAAAAGGAGAAGACGTCGCCGTCTTTGTCGTCGAAGCTTCTCCGAGCTGAGATGTCATTAAGAAAACATGGGAGAAGGAATAGGCTAGCATCCACCATTGTCAACCCGAGAAGCAAGAATCCCGACGGTGATGGAAGTAAATCTCCGGCGACAACTAGGGGGTTTAAGGACAGAGATATTGTAGCCTACGACGATATTCTTTAA
- the LOC106304198 gene encoding uncharacterized protein LOC106304198 isoform X1 — MELFSKGNAVKLLSHHNMFLLADKDQKTIRQSRKRCSRLAIWTVETVIGKPKLIRLRSCHGTYLTASSKPFLLGTTGERVTQTQSFNNPMDCQTHWEPEGYGASVKLKSWCGKWMRANGGAPPWRKSVTHDEPPMSKTKNWLLWYVITVDGFDLENVSDGFKSSLSSPLSPHLPGLGFWSAPGSPVSGRPKKSLGRFASLGLRSTSPRWSPKLNMKQKEKTCSFDETETVSAVEFFRKAKAVRMCSSHNKYLTADENEETVSQGKNGSTENAQWTVELVSHSYHVIRLKSCYGKYLTASNERFILGVTGKKVMQLKPSRLDSSVEWEPVREGSKILLKTTYGNYLRANDGPPPRRKSVTHDNPRSATLESISWEVDVVEILINPQLMEEMEFTPSPRKSVTPAPHRKPSNFRLSVSHSMTPSSFSYISNSESDESPSKVDGRVINYHINPLSKAAEMKYTPSSKKTLPSPPHRKPSWNPFSLSDKSDSDSDESLPKSNELTNNYHIDHPKSTPSSKRTMHPTPHRKLSNSLHSKTLSSLLNIPESDFESPSKSDGRTLDYKAEKKFISSSKKMLHPTPHKMPSNFTHSKTLSSVSDKSDSDCDESPSKSDGRAINYHINPPFKAAMKYTLSSKKMLYQPPNRKLSNSSHSKTPSSLSDISDSNFDESSSKPDERTIDYHINKPSKAEMKSKKMSPHRRPSNSSHSKTPSFVFDRSESDSDESPSKSDEQTNVYHINPSFKTEFKSTPSSKKMLHSPSHSKPSNSLHPKTPSSLSDISDSTSDESPSHSDEIGYHINHSFKFEMIKSTSSSKKPSNSHHSKTSSFFDRSDSDSDESPSNSTLPSKKTLHPPPYKKPSNSLHSKTPSSLSDKSDSESDESPSKLDVQTVDYHINPPFKVAMKSSMSSKKILHPPLHKKPASVWTPCSLSDQSDGNSVESPLKPNGRTIYYSIADERRMENKSTAGYFFTFRGNSVAELTQTLREETCLEDVVVCTRNPLSGKLSPLRLQLPPNNGILHLVLLPSSGSLYERREN, encoded by the exons AGTAAACCGTTCCTATTAGGTACGACCGGCGAGAGAGTGACTCAAACGCAGTCGTTTAACAACCCTATGGATTGCCAAACGCATTGGGAACCGGAGGGATATGGGGCTTCGGTGAAGCTGAAATCGTGGTGCGGGAAATGGATGAGGGCTAACGGGGGAGCGCCGCCGTGGAGAAAGTCAGTTACTCACGACGAGCCTCCTATGTCGAAGACCAAGAACTGGTTGCTTTGGTATGTTATTACCGTTGATGGCTTTGATCTTGAAAACGTGTCTGATGGATTTAAGAGCTCTCTTTCTTCTCCGCTTTCCCCACATCTCCCCGGTTTGGGTTTCTGGTCAGCGCCTGGGTCACCCGTTTCCGGCAGGCCAAAGAAGAGTTTAGGTCGGTTCGCTTCTTTGGGTTTACGTTCAACGTCTCCGAGATGGTCCCCAAAACTT AACATGAAACAAAAAGAGAAGACGTGTAGCTTCGATGAAACGGAAACAGTATCAGCAGTGGAGTTTTTCCGGAAAGCAAAAGCTGTTCGAATGTGTAGCAGTCACAACAAGTATCTAACCGCGGATGAAAACGAAGAAACGGTGTCTCAAGGTAAAAACGGATCAACAGAAAATGCTCAATGGACCGTTGAACTGGTTAGCCATTCCTATCATGTCATCCGTCTTAAAAGCTGTTACGGCAAATACTTAACCGCTTCGAATGAGCGGTTCATTCTCGGAGTTACGGGGAAGAAGGTGATGCAGTTAAAGCCGAGTCGGCTCGATTCGTCTGTTGAGTGGGAACCAGTGAGAGAAGGGTCTAAAATCTTGCTCAAGACTACATATGGTAACTACCTCCGAGCTAACGATGGACCTCCTCCGAGGAGAAAATCCGTCACACATGATAATCCTCGCTCGGCTACTCTGGAGTCGATCTCGTGGGAGGTTGATGTTGTTGAGATCTTGATTAATCCTCAACTCATGGAGGAGATGGAGTTTACTCCGTCGCCAAGGAAGTCAGTGACTCCAGCGCCGCATAGGAAACCATCAAATTTTCGGCTGTCAGTTTCACATTCCATGACTCCGTCTTCTTTCTCATACATATCTAATTCAGAA TCTGATGAGTCTCCATCGAAAGTGGATGGGCGAGTTATCAATTATCATATTAATCCTTTGTCCAAAGCAGCCGAGATGAAGTATACTCCGTCATCAAAGAAGACACTTCCTTCGCCGCCACATAGAAAGCCATCTTGGAATCCGTTTTCTCTTTCAGATAAATCTGATTCAGAT TCTGATGAGTCTCTACCGAAATCGAATGAGCTAACAAATAATTATCATATTGATCATCCAAAGTCTACTCCGTCTTCTAAGAGGACCATGCATCCGACACCGCATAGGAAGCTGTCGAATTCTTTACATTCGAAGACTCTGTCTTCCCTATTAAACATACCAGAATCAGAT TTTGAGTCTCCATCGAAATCGGATGGGCGAACCCTCGATTATAAAGCGGAGAAGAAGTTTATTTCGTCATCTAAGAAGATGCTGCACCCGACACCACATAAGATGCCGTCCAATTTTACGCATTCGAAGACTTTGTCTTCTGTTTCAGACAAATCAGATTCAGAT TGTGATGAGTCTCCATCAAAGTCGGATGGGCGAGCTATCAATTATCATATTAATCCTCCGTTCAAGGCGGCAATGAAGTATACTCTATCATCAAAGAAGATGTTGTATCAACCACCAAATAGGAAGCTGTCGAATTCTTCACATTCGAAGACGCCATCTTCTCTTTCAGACATATCAGATTCAAAT TTTGATGAGTCTTCATCGAAACCGGATGAGCGAACTATCGATTATCATATTAATAAACCATCCAAGGCAGAGATGAAATCGAAGAAGATGTCGCCGCATAGGAGGCCATCAAATTCTTCTCATTCGAAGACTCCGTCTTTTGTTTTTGATAGATCAGAGTCAGAT TCTGATGAGTCTCCATCAAAGTCGGATGAGCAAACCAACGTTTATCATATCAATCCTTCATTCAAGACAGAATTCAAGTCTACTCCATCTTCAAAGAAAATGTTGCATTCGCCTTCTCACTCGAAGCCGTCAAATTCTCTTCATCCGAAGACTCCGTCTTCCCTTTCAGACATATCAGATTCAACT TCTGATGAGTCTCCATCGCACTCGGATGAGATAGGTTATCATATTAATCATTCATTCAAGTTTGAGATGATCAAGTCTACTTCATCTTCAAAGAAGCCATCCAATTCTCATCATTCGAAGACGTCTTCTTTTTTTGACAGATCAGATTCAGAT TCTGATGAGTCTCCATCGAATTCTACTCTACCGTCGAAGAAAACACTGCATCCACCACCATATAAGAAACCGTCAAATTCTCTTCATTCGAAGACTCCGTCTTCTCTTTCAGACAAATCAGACTCAGAG TCTGATGAGTCTCCATCAAAACTGGATGTACAAACTGTCGATTATCATATTAATCCTCCATTCAAAGTGGCGATGAAGTCTAGTATGTCGTCAAAGAAAATACTGCATCCGCCGCTGCATAAAAAGCCGGCGTCAGTTTGGACTCCATGTTCTCTTTCAGACCAATCTGATGGAAAT TCTGTTGAATCTCCTTTAAAACCGAATGGGCGAACTATCTATTATAGTATCGCTGATGAAAGACGCATGGAAAACAAATCAACTGCTGGATATTTTTTCACATTTAGAGGAAACAGTGTGGCAGAGCTGACTCAGACGCTACGAGAAGAAACATGCTTGGAAGATGTTGTGGTGTGCACTCGCAACCCCTTAAGTGGCAAGCTGTCTCCTCTTCGTTTGCAACTTCCTCCTAACAATGGAATACTCCATCTCGTCTTACTACCCTCCAGTGGAAGTCTCTATGAGAGACGTGAGAATTAA
- the LOC106304198 gene encoding uncharacterized protein LOC106304198 isoform X2 has protein sequence MELFSKGNAVKLLSHHNMFLLADKDQKTIRQSRKRCSRLAIWTVETVIGKPKLIRLRSCHGTYLTASSKPFLLGTTGERVTQTQSFNNPMDCQTHWEPEGYGASVKLKSWCGKWMRANGGAPPWRKSVTHDEPPMSKTKNWLLWYVITVDGFDLENVSDGFKSSLSSPLSPHLPGLGFWSAPGSPVSGRPKKSLGRFASLGLRSTSPRWSPKLNMKQKEKTCSFDETETVSAVEFFRKAKAVRMCSSHNKYLTADENEETVSQGKNGSTENAQWTVELVSHSYHVIRLKSCYGKYLTASNERFILGVTGKKVMQLKPSRLDSSVEWEPVREGSKILLKTTYGNYLRANDGPPPRRKSVTHDNPRSATLESISWEVDVVEILINPQLMEEMEFTPSPRKSVTPAPHRKPSNFRLSVSHSMTPSSFSYISNSESDESPSKVDGRVINYHINPLSKAAEMKYTPSSKKTLPSPPHRKPSWNPFSLSDKSDSDSTPSSKRTMHPTPHRKLSNSLHSKTLSSLLNIPESDFESPSKSDGRTLDYKAEKKFISSSKKMLHPTPHKMPSNFTHSKTLSSVSDKSDSDCDESPSKSDGRAINYHINPPFKAAMKYTLSSKKMLYQPPNRKLSNSSHSKTPSSLSDISDSNFDESSSKPDERTIDYHINKPSKAEMKSKKMSPHRRPSNSSHSKTPSFVFDRSESDSDESPSKSDEQTNVYHINPSFKTEFKSTPSSKKMLHSPSHSKPSNSLHPKTPSSLSDISDSTSDESPSHSDEIGYHINHSFKFEMIKSTSSSKKPSNSHHSKTSSFFDRSDSDSDESPSNSTLPSKKTLHPPPYKKPSNSLHSKTPSSLSDKSDSESDESPSKLDVQTVDYHINPPFKVAMKSSMSSKKILHPPLHKKPASVWTPCSLSDQSDGNSVESPLKPNGRTIYYSIADERRMENKSTAGYFFTFRGNSVAELTQTLREETCLEDVVVCTRNPLSGKLSPLRLQLPPNNGILHLVLLPSSGSLYERREN, from the exons AGTAAACCGTTCCTATTAGGTACGACCGGCGAGAGAGTGACTCAAACGCAGTCGTTTAACAACCCTATGGATTGCCAAACGCATTGGGAACCGGAGGGATATGGGGCTTCGGTGAAGCTGAAATCGTGGTGCGGGAAATGGATGAGGGCTAACGGGGGAGCGCCGCCGTGGAGAAAGTCAGTTACTCACGACGAGCCTCCTATGTCGAAGACCAAGAACTGGTTGCTTTGGTATGTTATTACCGTTGATGGCTTTGATCTTGAAAACGTGTCTGATGGATTTAAGAGCTCTCTTTCTTCTCCGCTTTCCCCACATCTCCCCGGTTTGGGTTTCTGGTCAGCGCCTGGGTCACCCGTTTCCGGCAGGCCAAAGAAGAGTTTAGGTCGGTTCGCTTCTTTGGGTTTACGTTCAACGTCTCCGAGATGGTCCCCAAAACTT AACATGAAACAAAAAGAGAAGACGTGTAGCTTCGATGAAACGGAAACAGTATCAGCAGTGGAGTTTTTCCGGAAAGCAAAAGCTGTTCGAATGTGTAGCAGTCACAACAAGTATCTAACCGCGGATGAAAACGAAGAAACGGTGTCTCAAGGTAAAAACGGATCAACAGAAAATGCTCAATGGACCGTTGAACTGGTTAGCCATTCCTATCATGTCATCCGTCTTAAAAGCTGTTACGGCAAATACTTAACCGCTTCGAATGAGCGGTTCATTCTCGGAGTTACGGGGAAGAAGGTGATGCAGTTAAAGCCGAGTCGGCTCGATTCGTCTGTTGAGTGGGAACCAGTGAGAGAAGGGTCTAAAATCTTGCTCAAGACTACATATGGTAACTACCTCCGAGCTAACGATGGACCTCCTCCGAGGAGAAAATCCGTCACACATGATAATCCTCGCTCGGCTACTCTGGAGTCGATCTCGTGGGAGGTTGATGTTGTTGAGATCTTGATTAATCCTCAACTCATGGAGGAGATGGAGTTTACTCCGTCGCCAAGGAAGTCAGTGACTCCAGCGCCGCATAGGAAACCATCAAATTTTCGGCTGTCAGTTTCACATTCCATGACTCCGTCTTCTTTCTCATACATATCTAATTCAGAA TCTGATGAGTCTCCATCGAAAGTGGATGGGCGAGTTATCAATTATCATATTAATCCTTTGTCCAAAGCAGCCGAGATGAAGTATACTCCGTCATCAAAGAAGACACTTCCTTCGCCGCCACATAGAAAGCCATCTTGGAATCCGTTTTCTCTTTCAGATAAATCTGATTCAGAT TCTACTCCGTCTTCTAAGAGGACCATGCATCCGACACCGCATAGGAAGCTGTCGAATTCTTTACATTCGAAGACTCTGTCTTCCCTATTAAACATACCAGAATCAGAT TTTGAGTCTCCATCGAAATCGGATGGGCGAACCCTCGATTATAAAGCGGAGAAGAAGTTTATTTCGTCATCTAAGAAGATGCTGCACCCGACACCACATAAGATGCCGTCCAATTTTACGCATTCGAAGACTTTGTCTTCTGTTTCAGACAAATCAGATTCAGAT TGTGATGAGTCTCCATCAAAGTCGGATGGGCGAGCTATCAATTATCATATTAATCCTCCGTTCAAGGCGGCAATGAAGTATACTCTATCATCAAAGAAGATGTTGTATCAACCACCAAATAGGAAGCTGTCGAATTCTTCACATTCGAAGACGCCATCTTCTCTTTCAGACATATCAGATTCAAAT TTTGATGAGTCTTCATCGAAACCGGATGAGCGAACTATCGATTATCATATTAATAAACCATCCAAGGCAGAGATGAAATCGAAGAAGATGTCGCCGCATAGGAGGCCATCAAATTCTTCTCATTCGAAGACTCCGTCTTTTGTTTTTGATAGATCAGAGTCAGAT TCTGATGAGTCTCCATCAAAGTCGGATGAGCAAACCAACGTTTATCATATCAATCCTTCATTCAAGACAGAATTCAAGTCTACTCCATCTTCAAAGAAAATGTTGCATTCGCCTTCTCACTCGAAGCCGTCAAATTCTCTTCATCCGAAGACTCCGTCTTCCCTTTCAGACATATCAGATTCAACT TCTGATGAGTCTCCATCGCACTCGGATGAGATAGGTTATCATATTAATCATTCATTCAAGTTTGAGATGATCAAGTCTACTTCATCTTCAAAGAAGCCATCCAATTCTCATCATTCGAAGACGTCTTCTTTTTTTGACAGATCAGATTCAGAT TCTGATGAGTCTCCATCGAATTCTACTCTACCGTCGAAGAAAACACTGCATCCACCACCATATAAGAAACCGTCAAATTCTCTTCATTCGAAGACTCCGTCTTCTCTTTCAGACAAATCAGACTCAGAG TCTGATGAGTCTCCATCAAAACTGGATGTACAAACTGTCGATTATCATATTAATCCTCCATTCAAAGTGGCGATGAAGTCTAGTATGTCGTCAAAGAAAATACTGCATCCGCCGCTGCATAAAAAGCCGGCGTCAGTTTGGACTCCATGTTCTCTTTCAGACCAATCTGATGGAAAT TCTGTTGAATCTCCTTTAAAACCGAATGGGCGAACTATCTATTATAGTATCGCTGATGAAAGACGCATGGAAAACAAATCAACTGCTGGATATTTTTTCACATTTAGAGGAAACAGTGTGGCAGAGCTGACTCAGACGCTACGAGAAGAAACATGCTTGGAAGATGTTGTGGTGTGCACTCGCAACCCCTTAAGTGGCAAGCTGTCTCCTCTTCGTTTGCAACTTCCTCCTAACAATGGAATACTCCATCTCGTCTTACTACCCTCCAGTGGAAGTCTCTATGAGAGACGTGAGAATTAA
- the LOC106301598 gene encoding protein NRT1/ PTR FAMILY 2.12, producing MEVLENAKNPNNSPERKRGGWIAISFILGNETLERMGTMGLSANFMAYLAKVFHMKLVDASNVFNLWLGLSNLAPLLGAIISDAYVGRFKTIAYASFFSLLGLMTVTLTAWLHQLHPPECNIHRPDSCDRPNKLQLGVLFLGLGFLSIGSGGIRPCSIPFGVDQFDQRTEKGLKGMASYFNWYYLTFSIVLIVLHTVIVYIQDNISWTVGFSIPTGLMACSIVLFFVGMRFYVYVKPKGSAFSSIARVILAARKKRNLKLPVEDDGTVEYYDPPLKPGVLSKLPLTNQYKFLDKAAVITEGDLTSAGVPVNKWRLCSVQEVEEVKCLIRIIPVWSAGIISVVTMSTQVTFIVPQAMKMDRHMGPHFEIPAGSVSVISFITIGIWLPIYDRVLVPSLWRIRKFRLTLLQRMGIGIVFGIMSMFTAAIVERVRRTQALKMTQMSVFWLAWQLVLMGLSESFNYIGQIEFFNSQFPEHMRSLANSLFPLSFAASHYLISLLLTTVHKFSGGKDKPDWLDNDLDKGRLDYFYYMIAGLGVVNLVYFWYCVRSYQYKAGSQIEDLAEEKSLVD from the exons ATGGAAGTTCTTGAGAATGCTAAGAATCCTAATAACTCACCGGAGAGAAAACGTGGAGGCTGGATAGCCATCTCGTTCATCCTTG GAAATGAAACGCTGGAGAGGATGGGAACGATGGGGTTATCAGCGAATTTCATGGCGTATTTAGCCAAAGTGTTCCACATGAAGCTAGTGGACGCTTCCAACGTTTTCAACTTGTGGTTAGGTCTCAGCAATTTGGCTCCACTCCTCGGTGCAATAATCTCTGACGCCTACGTTGGCCGCTTCAAGACCATCGCTTACGCCTCCTTTTTCTCCCTTCTC GGACTAATGACAGTGACACTCACTGCCTGGCTGCATCAACTCCACCCACCAGAATGCAACATCCACCGTCCAGATAGTTGCGACCGTCCAAACAAACTCCAGCTCGGTGTATTGTTCCTTGGTCTCGGCTTCCTCTCCATCGGCAGCGGTGGAATACGACCTTGTAGCATCCCTTTCGGAGTGGACCAATTTGACCAACGAACCGAGAAAGGGCTTAAAGGAATGGCCAGTTACTTCAATTGGTATTACTTAACTTTCTCCATCGTTCTCATCGTTTTGCATACCGTCATTGTGTACATACAGGACAACATCAGCTGGACCGTTGGGTTTAGCATTCCGACCGGTTTAATGGCTTGCTCGATCGTTTTGTTCTTTGTTGGTATGCGGTTTTACGTGTATGTCAAACCGAAAGGGAGTGCATTCTCTAGTATTGCTCGAGTCATTTTAGCGGCTCGTAAGAAACGGAACCTCAAGCTTCCAGTGGAGGATGATGGAACGGTGGAGTATTATGACCCACCACTTAAACCTGGAGTGTTATCCAAGTTACCACTCACCAACCAATACAA GTTCCTAGACAAAGCGGCGGTGATCACAGAGGGTGATCTGACATCCGCTGGAGTTCCGGTGAATAAGTGGAGGCTATGTAGCGTTCAAGAAGTTGAAGAGGTCAAGTGTTTGATCAGAATCATTCCGGTTTGGTCTGCTGGAATAATCTCCGTTGTTACAATGTCCACACAAGTAACTTTCATCGTCCCTCAAGCTATGAAAATGGATCGACACATGGGTCCTCACTTTGAGATCCCGGCAGGTTCCGTGTCCGTCATCTCTTTCATTACAATAGGCATTTGGTTGCCTATCTACGACCGCGTCCTAGTCCCTTCCCTTTGGCGAATTCGCAAGTTCAGGCTCACGCTTCTGCAGCGGATGGGGATAGGGATCGTCTTCGGCATCATGTCCATGTTCACTGCAGCGATAGTGGAAAGAGTGAGGCGGACACAGGCTTTGAAAATGACGCAGATGTCTGTGTTTTGGTTGGCGTGGCAGCTGGTTCTGATGGGACTCTCCGAGTCGTTCAACTACATTGGACAGATCGAGTTCTTCAACAGTCAGTTCCCTGAACACATGAGAAGCCTTGCGAACTCACTGTTCCCGCTCTCGTTTGCCGCATCACACTACTTAATAAGTCTGCTGTTGACGACCGTGCATAAATTCTCAGGCGGAAAAGACAAGCCGGACTGGCTGGACAATGACCTTGACAAAGGGAGGTTGGATTACTTCTACTACATGATTGCTGGTTTGGGTGTTGTTAACCTTGTCTACTTCTGGTATTGTGTTAGAAGCTACCAGTACAAGGCCGGTTCACAGATTGAAGATTTGGCAGAGGAGAAATCTTTGGTTGACTAG
- the LOC106302791 gene encoding uncharacterized protein LOC106302791: METEEVFACKSILKKKKLRTVARGHYTERAAAVVTKTIMAVVQYSQERTSDKIREFASIYRSFTYVTGANYKRNVSDEDKQLEVKKEVDVKQYSGVELIIKSGFGSTLPSKDDLIRTYEKFGALDKERSCTFENDSCARVSFLNVSEGEEAFYESLEKYPFATTSTVTLKLKYPSSENRKGMMEMEWLKKKLEEMRALLDESEGGEITEELKMRLEEESRNLLDKSQKRACVNFDEISRPVDSGLSHKNALERCVEHSKV; this comes from the exons ATGG AGACCGAAGAGGTCTTCGCGTGTAAGTCGATTCTGAAGAAGAAGAAGCTGAGGACTGTGGCGAGAGGGCATTACACTGAGAGAGCTGCTGCTGTTGTCACTAAGACCATCATGGCAGTTGTTCAG TATTCACAAGAGCGTACAAGCGACAAGATAAGAGAGTTTGCATCCATTTACCGAAGTTTTACATATGTTACTGGAGCCAATTACAAAAGAAACGTTTCAGATGAAGATAAGCAGCTTGAAGTGAAGAAGGAAGTTGATGTGAAGCAATATTCAGGTGTTGAGCTAATTATCAAGTCTGGTTTTGGTTCTACTCTGCCTTCGAAAGATGATTTGATTAGAACATATGAAAAATTTGGAGCTTTGGACAAAGAGAGAAGCTGTACGTTCGAGAATGACTCATGTGCTCGCGTTAGCTTCTTGAATGTATCTGAAGGAGAAGAAGCCTTTTACGAGTCACTAGAGAAATACCCGTTTGCTACTACTTCCACCGTTACATTGAAGCTCAAGTATCCTTCTTCTGAGAACAGAAAGGGGATGATGGAAATGGAGTGGTTGAAAAAGAAGCTTGAAGAGATGAGAGCTTTGCTGGATGAATCAGAGGGAGGAGAGATTACGGAAGAGTTGAAGATGAGACTTGAGGAAGAATCAAGAAACTTGCTAGACAAG TCGCAGAAACGAGCTTGCGTTAATTTTGATGAGATATCTAGACCCGTGGATTCGGGTTTGTCTCACAAGAACGCTTTGGAGCGTTGCGTCGAGCACTCTAAGGTGTGA